Proteins from a genomic interval of Helicoverpa armigera isolate CAAS_96S chromosome 9, ASM3070526v1, whole genome shotgun sequence:
- the LOC110371519 gene encoding dynein light chain Tctex-type 5 gives MEKNEEDTKSDAKKVGLVGVKSATQNSVKSAANVGTGKSMSRMKVRRQSYGFSGAVTGVQQHKYSTLATEFKRPPLIFQNTYQTEPTVRFHVSSVKKCMNEVLDKQFTGHVYNHSVSPGLTIIIAGEIMRSVKKLGFNRYRIISVVTIAQKRSQSYHNAVSFLWDHERDGIVDTHRELHTAFIQATVFGVYLD, from the exons ATGGAGAAGAACGAAGAAGATACTAAGTCGGATGCAAAGAAAGTAGGCTTGGTTGGGGTCAAATCTGCGACTCAGAATTCTGTGAAATCTGCAGCCAACGTGGGTACAGGGAAGTCAATGAGTAGAATGAAAGTTCGGAGACAGTCTTACGGGTTTAGTGGAGCCGTTACAGGAGTGCAACAACATAAATATTCAACG CTCGCAACGGAGTTCAAACGACCACCCCTGAtctttcaaaatacatatcaaaCTGAACCAACCGTTCGGTTTCACGTGTCAAGTGTGAAAAAGTGTATGAATGAAGTTTTAGATAAACAATTCACCGGCCATGTATATAACCATTCG GTATCGCCCGGACTAACGATAATCATAGCCGGAGAAATAATGCGAAGCGTCAAAAAGCTGGGTTTCAATCGCTACCGAATTATCTCCGTAGTAACCATTGCTCAGAAGAGAAGTCAAAGCTATCATAATGCAGTCTCCTTCCTCTGGGACCACGAGAGAGACGGCATAGTGGATACGCACAGAGAACTACACACAGCCTTCATTCAAGCCACCGTTTTTGGTGTATATCTTGACTGA
- the LOC110371518 gene encoding dynein light chain Tctex-type 5: MSSRTQKTQTGRTLAPIKGRSGVRFGGKFGASFTVMTGTITGKSLSRLKVRKPGYGFSKISGIRATEHGSQVGMEYRRPPVTYFNTYQLEPHVKFHVAQVEKTLNNVLDTYFANHKYSEQETPKLTLAMARATTQSVKDLGFNRYRIIAVVSTVQKRLQCYNNAVAFLWDQDRDGYANVQREVQSVFVQITVFGIYLD; this comes from the exons ATGAGTTCGAGAACCCAGAAGACTCAAACTGGTAGAACCTTAGCACCCATTAAAGGTAGATCTGGTGTTCGTTTTGGAGGTAAATTCGGAGCCAGCTTTACAGTAATGACTGGGACTATAACAGGAAAGTCTCTCAGCAGACTTAAAGTCCGAAAACCTGGGTATGGCTTCAGCAAGATATCCGGAATCAGAGCAACTGAGCACGGATCACAG GTGGGCATGGAGTACAGAAGACCACCAGTTACTTACTTCAACACTTACCAACTGGAACCTCATGTTAAGTTTCATGTGGCGCAAGTTGAAAAGACCTTGAATAACGTATTGGATACTTACTTTGCTAATCACAAATATAGTGAGCag GAAACTCCAAAACTAACATTAGCTATGGCACGCGCAACTACGCAAAGTGTTAAGGATTTGGGTTTCAATAGATACCGGATTATAGCTGTTGTTTCTACGGTGCAAAAAAGATTGCAATGTTACAATAATGCTGTGGCTTTCTTATGGGACCAAGATAGAGATGGCTATGCGAATGTTCAAAGGGAAGTCCAGTCTGTATTCGTCCAAATCACTGTGTTTGGAATTTACCTTGATTGA
- the LOC135117307 gene encoding uncharacterized protein LOC135117307, giving the protein MRPVDRLRGGMPSTSRYKCYFDCDNDGPLHRFPKPEYPHLEKFNSWKKVLDKALQEKGDIYIYNQIRFCDRHFEECYRSASHRLTPNAIPTLDLSTLPVGQTLEGPSGHVEADMSNLLNISQDKLAVIEPSSSTHYHSDVQNALQTAERPKGSRKRGTCQYLKRVVTSKEKEIIKLKQKVLKLKRNIRNKITRNSLQGKFPHQNHFERVK; this is encoded by the exons atgcgtccagtggatcgtcttaggggcggaatgccatcaacgtcaagatataagtgctactttgattgtgacaatgacg gcccattgcaccgatttcctaaacctgaatacccacatttggaaaagtttaactcgtggaaaaaagtactagataaagctttacaagagaaaggcgacatctacatttataaccaaattcgattttgcgacagacattttgaagagtgttaccgttcagccagtcaccgacttactccaaatgcaataccaactctag atttatctacattaccagttggtcaaactcttgaaggtccatcgggacatgtcgaggcagacatgtcgaatttattaaacatttcgcaagataaacttgctgtcattgagccatccagctctacccactatcatagtgatgtacagaatgcattacagacagctgaacgccctaaag gttctaggaaaagagggacttgtcaatatttaaaacgagtcgtcacctccaaagagaaggagataataaagttaaaacagaaagtattgaagctgaaaagaaatataaggaacaaaataacaagaaactctctgcaaggaaaatttccacatcaaaatcattttgaaagagttaaataa